A single window of Synechococcus sp. C9 DNA harbors:
- the ruvB gene encoding Holliday junction branch migration DNA helicase RuvB gives MAIVSSQGEGGRNPLLKPQVTAQETQILPEDSLRPQSLAEYLGQTELKQVLEIAVGAAKGRGEPLDHLLLYGPPGLGKTTLSLILAQELGRQCHITSGPSLERPRDIVGLLVNLDAGDILFVDEIHRLPRVTEETLYSAMEDFRVDVTVGKGASARTRSLTLPKFTLVGATTRVGALSSPLRDRFGLVQRLRFYTVPELAQIITRTAERLAVCLTPAGAETIAQRSRGTPRIANRLLKRVRDYAQVQNAPVITPELAATALELLAVDPQGLDGLDRTLLTILIEQFQGGPAGLDTLAAMSGEDPQTIEDVYEPYLMQIGYLQRTPRGRVALAPAWVHLGKQPPEQQLPLF, from the coding sequence ATGGCGATTGTCTCCTCCCAGGGTGAGGGGGGGCGCAATCCGCTCTTAAAGCCCCAGGTGACGGCGCAGGAGACCCAAATTCTGCCGGAGGATTCCCTGCGTCCCCAATCCTTAGCGGAATATCTGGGGCAAACGGAACTGAAACAAGTTCTGGAGATTGCGGTGGGGGCGGCCAAGGGGCGGGGGGAACCCCTGGATCACCTGTTGCTCTATGGCCCGCCGGGGTTGGGGAAAACGACCCTCTCGTTGATCCTGGCGCAGGAGCTGGGTCGCCAATGCCATATTACCAGCGGCCCTTCGTTGGAACGCCCCCGGGACATTGTTGGCCTGTTGGTGAATTTGGACGCCGGGGATATTTTATTTGTGGATGAAATTCACCGCCTGCCCCGGGTGACGGAGGAAACCCTCTACTCGGCGATGGAGGATTTTCGGGTGGATGTCACGGTCGGCAAGGGAGCCAGTGCCCGTACCCGTTCCTTGACGTTGCCCAAATTTACGCTGGTGGGGGCGACGACCCGGGTGGGTGCCTTGAGTTCCCCCTTGCGGGACCGGTTTGGGCTGGTACAACGACTGCGATTTTATACCGTGCCGGAATTGGCGCAAATTATTACCCGCACGGCCGAACGGTTGGCGGTTTGTTTGACCCCCGCCGGGGCGGAAACCATTGCCCAACGGTCACGGGGAACCCCCAGGATTGCCAATCGGCTTTTGAAACGGGTGCGGGACTATGCCCAGGTGCAAAACGCCCCGGTGATTACCCCGGAATTGGCCGCCACCGCTTTAGAACTATTGGCCGTTGATCCCCAGGGGTTGGACGGGCTGGATCGCACCCTATTGACGATTCTCATCGAGCAATTTCAGGGGGGTCCGGCGGGTTTGGACACCCTGGCGGCCATGAGTGGCGAAGACCCCCAGACCATTGAGGATGTGTATGAACCCTACCTGATGCAAATCGGTTATCTCCAGCGCACGCCCCGGGGACGGGTGGCTTTGGCTCCCGCTTGGGTGCATTTGGGCAAACAACCACCGGAGCAACAGTTACCCCTGTTTTAG
- the rpsJ gene encoding 30S ribosomal protein S10, with product MMTPLTKQKIRIRLQAYDHRLLDTSCERIMDTVNRTQAHAVGPIPLPTKRRIYCLLRSPHVDKDSREHFESRTHRRIIDIYQPQSKTIDALMKLDLPAGVDIEVKLPT from the coding sequence GATGACCCCTTTGACCAAACAAAAAATCCGTATTCGCCTGCAGGCCTACGACCATCGCCTGTTGGATACTTCCTGTGAGCGGATCATGGATACGGTCAACCGCACCCAAGCCCATGCGGTCGGCCCGATTCCCTTGCCCACCAAACGGCGGATTTACTGCCTGTTGCGTTCCCCCCACGTGGACAAGGACTCCCGGGAGCATTTCGAGAGCCGCACCCATCGGCGGATCATTGACATTTACCAGCCCCAGTCCAAGACCATTGATGCGCTGATGAAATTGGACTTACCGGCGGGGGTGGATATTGAAGTCAAATTGCCCACCTAG